A window from Leifsonia shinshuensis encodes these proteins:
- a CDS encoding DNA topoisomerase IB, giving the protein MTRLKRSNPSGPGYHRTMTDKGPVYEDEAGNRIVDERELERIRSLVLPPAWQDVWISPDARGHIQAVGTDQAGRRQYRYHDAWRLNQDRLKFERAAQLAETLPSARRKVTMDLREEGFGRDRILAAAFRIIDLGSVRIGSEEYLHANGSRGLTTLLCRHAVIDGDDITLTFPAKSAQKWTSTIRDTDLAELLRQVQALRGQRSRLLSWKDRTWHTIRPASLNEYIRRQTRGEFTAKDFRTLHGTIVAAEALADLGVAGSDSQRKKRVSAAVNEAAAALGNTPAIARNSYIDPRIFDRYRNGEVIDTSGGRAPEPALLELLADE; this is encoded by the coding sequence GTGACGCGCCTCAAGCGCAGCAACCCGTCCGGTCCCGGCTACCACCGGACGATGACGGACAAGGGGCCGGTGTACGAGGACGAAGCGGGCAACCGTATCGTCGACGAGCGCGAGCTGGAGCGCATCCGCTCGCTCGTGCTGCCGCCCGCCTGGCAGGACGTGTGGATCTCGCCCGACGCGCGCGGGCACATCCAGGCCGTCGGCACCGACCAGGCCGGACGGCGCCAGTACCGGTACCACGACGCGTGGCGCCTCAACCAGGACCGCCTCAAGTTCGAACGCGCCGCACAGCTCGCCGAGACCCTGCCGTCGGCCCGGCGCAAGGTGACGATGGACCTGCGCGAGGAGGGCTTCGGCCGCGACCGCATCCTGGCCGCCGCCTTCCGGATCATCGACCTCGGCAGCGTGCGCATCGGCAGCGAGGAGTACCTGCACGCGAACGGCAGTCGCGGGCTGACCACGCTGCTCTGCCGGCACGCCGTCATCGACGGCGACGACATCACCCTGACGTTCCCCGCCAAGTCGGCGCAGAAGTGGACGAGCACCATCCGCGACACCGACCTCGCCGAGCTGCTGCGCCAGGTCCAGGCGCTCCGCGGTCAGCGCTCGCGGTTGCTGTCGTGGAAGGACCGCACCTGGCACACGATCCGTCCCGCCTCGCTCAACGAGTACATCCGCCGCCAGACCCGTGGCGAGTTCACCGCGAAGGACTTCCGGACGTTGCACGGCACCATCGTGGCGGCGGAAGCGCTCGCCGACCTCGGCGTCGCCGGCAGCGACTCGCAGCGGAAGAAGCGGGTCAGTGCGGCGGTGAACGAAGCCGCCGCGGCGCTCGGCAACACTCCGGCGATCGCCCGCAACAGTTACATCGACCCGCGCATCTTCGACCGTTACCGCAACGGCGAGGTCATCGACACCTCCGGCGGACGCGCTCCCGAGCCCGCCCTGCTGGAACTCCTCGCAGACGAATAG
- a CDS encoding Ku protein, which translates to MRAIWTGAITFGLVNVPVKVYSATEDHDVPLHQVHDEDGGRIRYQRRCEIDGKVIPYEHIAKAYEYGERTVILTPEDLASLPSERSREIDVVEFVPNDQLDPLMFDRSYYLEPDSKSLKAYALLRKTLEDEERTAIVEFALRQKTRLAALRVRGNVLVLQTLLWHDEIREADFPSLDQTPRISDRELQLSSALMESFAGDFEPEKFSDEYQEELRKLIDAKLEEGDSVDTAATFGEEEEAKKGGGEVIDLMEALQRSVERSRSSKSSSSSKTSSSKSSSSKSASNASEKKPAARKTSSTSSSSTTTRKAPAKKSAKKPA; encoded by the coding sequence ATGAGGGCCATTTGGACGGGCGCCATCACCTTCGGACTCGTGAACGTCCCGGTGAAGGTGTACAGCGCAACTGAGGATCACGACGTCCCACTGCACCAGGTGCACGACGAGGACGGCGGACGCATCCGCTACCAGCGACGCTGCGAGATCGACGGCAAGGTCATCCCGTACGAGCACATCGCGAAGGCGTACGAGTACGGCGAGCGGACGGTGATCCTGACCCCGGAGGACCTCGCGTCGCTCCCTTCGGAGCGCAGCCGCGAGATCGACGTGGTGGAGTTCGTGCCCAACGACCAGCTCGACCCGCTGATGTTCGACCGCAGCTACTACCTGGAGCCCGACTCCAAGTCGCTGAAGGCGTACGCCCTCCTGCGCAAGACGCTGGAGGACGAGGAGCGGACCGCGATCGTCGAGTTCGCCCTCCGCCAGAAGACGCGGCTCGCCGCACTGCGGGTGCGCGGCAACGTCCTCGTGCTGCAGACGCTCCTGTGGCACGACGAGATCCGCGAGGCGGACTTCCCGTCGCTCGACCAGACGCCGCGCATCTCCGACCGCGAGCTCCAGCTGTCCAGCGCCCTGATGGAGAGCTTCGCCGGCGACTTCGAGCCGGAGAAGTTCAGCGACGAGTACCAGGAGGAGCTCCGCAAGCTGATCGACGCGAAGCTCGAGGAGGGCGACAGCGTCGACACCGCCGCCACCTTCGGCGAGGAGGAGGAGGCGAAGAAGGGCGGAGGCGAGGTGATCGACCTGATGGAGGCGCTGCAGCGCAGCGTCGAGCGGAGCCGGTCGTCGAAGTCGTCGTCGTCGTCGAAGACCTCGTCCTCGAAGTCGTCGTCGTCGAAGTCCGCCTCGAACGCGTCGGAGAAGAAGCCCGCCGCCCGCAAGACGTCCTCCACCTCCAGCTCCTCGACCACGACACGTAAGGCCCCGGCCAAGAAGTCTGCGAAGAAGCCCGCGTGA